From one Chryseobacterium sp. 3008163 genomic stretch:
- a CDS encoding XRE family transcriptional regulator, giving the protein MLADKLVFVVKHFGISVDDIIFFNEKNNVPNEVSMEDTAVLEQLKLINELDTEEKNILLKLIETFVSKKRFKDYLQKNIAAL; this is encoded by the coding sequence ATGCTTGCTGATAAATTGGTTTTTGTCGTTAAACATTTCGGGATTTCCGTTGACGATATTATTTTCTTCAATGAAAAAAATAATGTTCCCAACGAAGTTTCTATGGAAGATACCGCAGTTCTGGAACAGCTAAAACTCATCAACGAACTCGACACCGAAGAAAAAAACATTCTCCTAAAACTCATTGAAACTTTCGTTTCCAAAAAACGTTTTAAAGATTATCTGCAGAAAAATATTGCTGCTTTATAA